From the genome of Fibrobacter sp. UWEL:
CCTTCCTGACAGAGGACTACACCAAGGAGGCGCCCTCCCCCCTGCCCCGTTTTGAAGCCCTCCGCAAGGAGATTGCAGAATGCAACTCTCGCAACGTTTGGATGGACGCCGGCTCGAGCAGCATAGTCCCTCTGATGATCGCCGGCGAGGAAGTGTCCGTCGGGAATTCCAAGGGCGAAAACGTCCACATGACGGTTCTAGGTCCGTCGGGTTATTTGCCGGGTCTGGGAGACTGCGGCAGAAACTGGCTGGATAACAAGCCTACCTTCAGGATTCCGCAGGTCTTGAAAATGACGGAAGCCCCCTGCTTTGCCGCTCACCCCCATCAGCAAATGGGATATCTGGAAAAGTTCGTTTTCCGTCGCGGCTACTGGAAGTCCGAAGACCTCCAGACAAAAACCGCCCATCCCGTTCGCGGCATCCAGTTCTGGAATGGCCTTAGGGATGAAGGTTTCATGTTGGGTCGTGAATGGTGGATTCAGGAACTGGGTAAGGAGAACTACGTGTTGCCCATTGGCGGGAACGACGCCCACGGCGACTTGAACGATACCACCGCAGTGGACCTGCCCCTGTTCTCCTTAAAGAACAACAGGCATCATGTCTTTGGCAAAGTCCGCACCGTCGTGCAGCTGCTCCTAAGTTCACCGAGCGTAGCCGAGGTGCCGAGCGAAACTGAGGTGCAAGACGTAAGATTGCCGAGCGCAGCCGAGGCACTAAGCGTCGCCGCGGTGCAGCAGGCATTCGCCGGCGAAAACTGCTACGTGACAGATGGCCCTGCCCTCTGGTGGGAACGCTCCTACGACAGCAACGGCCGCAACAGCGGCCTCACGTTCCACGCCCGCAGTAATCCAGACTTAGGCGGTTGCTTCCGATACATCAAGATATTTGGCAGGCGCCGCCTTCCCGGCGGCAAGCTCTCCCCCAGGGAAGAACTTCACCTGGCAAGCCAGGTCGCCACCCTCCCCACAGTAGACATTCCCGTAGACTTCGAAAACTACGTCTACCTGCGGGCTGAATGCGAAACCGCCACCGGCAAATTCGCCCTCACCTCCGCCGCCAAAAGCAGCAACTAGACAAGCAGCGAGCGACGCTACAAGTTCTTCTCAAGACGAAAAGCGAGCGGTCTTAGTAAGCAAAAAGACTCCGTTGTGAACGGAGTCTTTTTAGCGAGAGCGAGCGCAAATCGTAGGTACTTATCCCCACGTACTGCGCGAGCGGTCTTTATTCCGCCAGGAACTTCTTAGCCTTGTCAGCGTAGTTCTGGCTGTCGCCGTAAACCTTCAGGAGCTTTTCTGCAGTAGCCTTAGCCTTGTCAGCCTGGCCCAACTGCTGATAGACGAGAGTCAGCTTCCACATGGCGTCTGCAACAGTGGGAACCTCATCTGCAGGTTCATCCTTCTGGTAACGATCCTTCAGGTCGCCAGTACGCTTACCGAATTCGCCAACGAACTTTTCCAGCAAGGAAGCAGCGGCAGCATAGTCTGCCTTTTCAATCTTCACAGAAGCAAGACCGTGCATTGCAGCGGAACGGATCAAAGCAGAAGAACCAGCATTGTCCAGAGACTTCTGGAACATGTCAGCAGCAGCGTCGAACTCACCCTTTTCAAACATGGTGTTACCGGAAAGGAGAGCAGCCTTAGCCAGAGCCAAGCCCTTCAGCTTACCAGAGTTCATCTGAGCCTGGAATTCAGTCAGGGCGCTGTCGTTCTGTGCGGCATACACATAGGACATTCCCTTACCGAGCAGGTTAGCCTGTTCTGCAGATTCAGACTTCTGGAATTCAAAGTACTTGTTCACGCCAACAACAACAGCCATGACCACCAGCACTGCTGCGATGATCTTGGAACCGTGGTTCGCAAAAAATTCCTTCATTTCAGAATTCTTGGTATTAGATTCGTTTGCCATAATTAGACGTCCGTTTTTAAAATTTTGTGACCCAATTCTAGAAAAAATTTAGGGGCTTGTCAGCCAATCTTGACAAAAAGGGGCTCACTTACTAACTTTGTCCCCACTACGCCACTCTAGCTCAGCTGGTAGAGCAGCTGATTCGTAATCAGCAGGTCGGCAGTTCAAGTCTGCTGGGTGGCTTATTAAGATTAGGGAGGGGTTATACCCCTCCCTAAAACCTTTCCCGGCCCTTGCTATTGCGAGTCCGTTGTCATTTTAGTACTGCAGGATTACACAATATATTGGAGGGGGTCCAACCCCCTCCCTTTTTAACCCTCCTGGGCTCTCGCACTCGCGAGAGCGGGGTGGTTAGAAGCTGCAGCCTAGGGCGCTGAGGACATAGGTTTCGCTTTCGCCCATGCGGTAGAAGGGGCGCAGGTCATCGTCATCGACGATAAAGTCTGCATTGTTCAGCTGGAGCTGTTCGTTAATGCGACGCTTGAAAGCCGCAAATCCATCATCCCAAGGCCTCTGTTCGGGAATTTCTACAACTCGGTTCTTAACACTCAGGGCCTTAACTTTATTCTTTCTCATTTTGATTCCTTTAAGACACCGTTATTATCGTTGTTTCTTTCACTTTTTCATCAGTGTCTTTCTGTGCAGTAAATATAAAAACAAAGGATGTCAAATAATGACATCCTCTGATTTTCCAAAAATTTCAGGATTTTTTATTCGAAGTCGTACATACTGTTGTATGTATTCTCGAGGATTTCGTCTTCCTTGCTCTTGACTTCCGCCTGCTTTTCTTCCGGAGCCTTGTTCAGCTGCTCGTAGTACTTCGCAGAAAGACGATTGATGTGTTCCTCGCTGCTCTTCAGGCGCTTACGGAGTCGTTTGATGTCCTCATCCGTAACCGTCAGGCGGGTATTCAACATCTTTGCAGCCTGCTTGCCCCAGGGAGTCTGCCCATATTCACTGCGAAGCAGCTTATACACGGCCTGGGTGCTGTCCATACGTTCCGGATTCATCTGGAAGTACATGGCCTTCATATAGAGTGCCTGAGCTCCGGACTGGGTTTCAGGATAGGCCTGATAGAGGCTGTCAAACTGTTCAAAGGCGCGGGCATAGGCGGAGTCCACCAAGTCCATCTGGTCCAGCGGAATCTCGGATGCCACCGTCCAGAGGCTTTCAGCCACCAGGTAACGTTCCTTAGCCTCATCCTCACGAGTTTTCAAGGTAACGCGCATACCCAAGTTCACCTGAGCCTGCTTGGCGT
Proteins encoded in this window:
- a CDS encoding PHP domain-containing protein; this encodes MSILPGEKLHYAETHFKFKLPWSLLYKPWPEILVDAPFQFIPGVTPKLWMVVRDAHRFPTEIQEITIRIEKESDSEEPKELKYSLGIRAEEQFAFYPVEIGNLAPGVYKVHCKITASRNGKVREFSRWNYPGLKPKPLRIHVLSEMPPKPAGFIAGEMHCHTHYSADHVEHGATPAVFQEAAKAIGLDFVSCTDHAYDFAFLTEDYTKEAPSPLPRFEALRKEIAECNSRNVWMDAGSSSIVPLMIAGEEVSVGNSKGENVHMTVLGPSGYLPGLGDCGRNWLDNKPTFRIPQVLKMTEAPCFAAHPHQQMGYLEKFVFRRGYWKSEDLQTKTAHPVRGIQFWNGLRDEGFMLGREWWIQELGKENYVLPIGGNDAHGDLNDTTAVDLPLFSLKNNRHHVFGKVRTVVQLLLSSPSVAEVPSETEVQDVRLPSAAEALSVAAVQQAFAGENCYVTDGPALWWERSYDSNGRNSGLTFHARSNPDLGGCFRYIKIFGRRRLPGGKLSPREELHLASQVATLPTVDIPVDFENYVYLRAECETATGKFALTSAAKSSN
- a CDS encoding tol-pal system YbgF family protein, which gives rise to MANESNTKNSEMKEFFANHGSKIIAAVLVVMAVVVGVNKYFEFQKSESAEQANLLGKGMSYVYAAQNDSALTEFQAQMNSGKLKGLALAKAALLSGNTMFEKGEFDAAADMFQKSLDNAGSSALIRSAAMHGLASVKIEKADYAAAASLLEKFVGEFGKRTGDLKDRYQKDEPADEVPTVADAMWKLTLVYQQLGQADKAKATAEKLLKVYGDSQNYADKAKKFLAE